atatgaacttttacCTAAAGATAAAAATGTCAAAGGTCAGGCACTAAGTACTATTTTGTGCTATTAAAAAAATCAAGTGCATCTGTCCCATTTtggcacacacacataacacaaacCTGTACATACATCATAAGCTGAAAACTACCACACAAAAACAAACTGGGATCATGAGAAAATTACAACTTAAAAGGGGAGGGGTTGTAgaaaggaaaggggaggagggtggGAAGAATAGGCAGGCATGAGAGAGATATATATTCTTGGGactgagaaagagcgagagagcaatGTAAACAAAGTCATTTCCAGCGAGCCCTCCAATGTATCAAGAAAATcaaaacacacaaacaaccaTAACTCTACGTACGTGTTCCACAGTGTTCCACCATCTAATCATAGATTCACCAACCTTACAGCATCCTGGGCCCCAGTGAATACATTTGCATTTGTCCCAGTGTATGTATATAATGTTTGTGCATTTTGTGGAAGTGTGTAGATAATGTCATGTGTACACCAATACACattaaatcattttaaatgtaGCTGTATGAACTATGTATGTATGCAATcagtcagagcaggagtgtgaggagTAGCAGGAGCAGACAGTGAACCCATGTCCCCATGACTGAAGGTGCGATACCTCTCTGTTGTAGGGGGTCTCTCTGGCCACAACCCTCTCCCTGGTAGCCACTATAGCACTGGCACTGAAACTCTCTCTGAAAGCCCATTATCTCGTCTTCCCCAAGCTGACCTAGAGTTTGAACCTTGAATTTGCCATTTTCCAGGCTGACTATGTTGTGGGTGAGGGGGCTGAGGTGCAGGTAGGCGTCAGTGTCAGGGTGTCTGCGCAGGCAGCGTCCTTGGGAACCGCACAGTCTCTGGCTGCACAGCTCTGCTGCCGTGGAGACATTGAGCAGGTACCGGCCCAGCGGACCCTGTAGGTACTCATTCAGACTGAAGCAACTGGtctggagagagaaaaacacacacagagttgaAAGATTGATGTTGTTCCTGCGTCTCCCCAATTTAAATCAAGCTTACAGTCCACTACAAACCATTTCACATCATAATAACAAAAAGCATAGGAAGAGGGGCTGCTACAAAAACACAACTCATAATCAGCTGATCATCAAGTGTGTGACATGATTGACTATGATATTGTGACAAGCAGTCAGAGGTCCTGTGATTTGGTCATTCAGTGATTCGTAGCGATGTCATTGTGTGGACACTTGCCTTGCTGCCTGCATAAGCATGGTCTCCCCAGAGGATGATGCCTGCAGCCCCAAGAGCCACACTCTCCCCGATGGTGGAGACCAGGTCCGTCTGCAGAGAGATGAAATCATTACAAATCTTGACTATAGGAGTACAGATTTGTCACAAAAAGCACACAGTCATCACAAATCAGCCAGTGGAAATAGAACCAGAATTAACCACATGCACTTGAGAGGGGGCGAGAGGTAACTGGACCCTATAGACCTTGTGTATGACCACCTCTTATCTGCTCATGCCCCCTAAGGAAATGCACTATGGAGTGTTAGCGAGTAACATGTCCAACACCCATCctgctcacacacatacaaaagaGTGGTAGTATTGGAATGACTGCTGATAGGGTTGCAGCCACAGATAAGGACAGAGAGAAATCTGTCTGTGAATCAGGGTCAATCAAaccagcacacacagacacaccacacaaaaGAGCAGTTAGAAATCACACCCATTGATGAAATAGATTTTAAAGAGGGAGTATTCAGAAAAAATATGAAACAGTTTCAAACTAAAACTCATTGAATCCTCAAAACATTAACTGAATCGGAACCATCATTCAAATCTATTTTAGGATAGGATTAGGGTAGGTTTATAGGCTGTAGATATTGGTTAACAGAAATTATTCTTCCAACTCCTTGACCACTTTCTCACTGAATTGAGCTGGAATATGATATGCAGGATGGATTTCCTGTCcaatggtatacagtctgatcaAAAGGTCTAGGTAGGTGGCCTGGGGTGGCCTATCTGTCTAAGCCACTGCCTCTGGAGGACATGTATGATGTTCTGCAGCCAGCATGGATTTGAATCTGTTCCCGTGCTCTTTCAGCAACCTCTCTCTCATACCTTTCACCTCCATCTGTCTCAACCCAAAAAACATACAAAGACTTTAAAAACAACGATATTATTTAAAGGTCTAGGTAGGATAAGTGCTCCTAGTTAGTACTATGTGACTGTCAGTGAAACGGCCCCTCACCTCTGTCAGCAGGTCCAATACGTTGGCGTAGGTGGGCCGGGCATACACAAAGACAGGACGTGCCAGCCCGTCTCCCCGTGATGCCAGACGCATCCCCTCCTTCACCCGGTTCCGGACAAACTGGCGCCCAGAGGGCGAAGAGCGTAGCACTGTGCTCATGTATACGGAAGGGAAGAGGGCTGTACTCTCAGTCCACAGCCATTTGAGCATTTCATTCCGGGCCACCTCCACGTCAGGGCAGCGGCCTGTGTAGTTCTCCAGAGTGATCCTGTAGTCGTGGTTATAGCAGTCTGGGAACAGGTAGAACCCCCACAGCTGGTTGGGCCGCAGGCTCTTGGCCAGCCTCAGGGTCTCCAGCATAAATTTCCGGGCCGACATCTCAAACTCCTGCTGGGCCACCTTAGCCACACGCTCTGCGGTCCAAGCTAGGTTCTTCTCAGCCACCAGCTGGCGTGACTGTCTGCGGTACACATCCTTGAAGTCCCAGTTGCGGATCCACAGTGGTCTCCATTCCTCCCAGTCAATAACTGCCAGTCCTTTGGCCCCTGGTTCACGTATGTAATACTGAATGCCCTCCGGCATCTTCTCCAGATGCTGAGTGAGACTGGCAATCTGCGGGAGCCCACCGTTCATAGCTGTACCATCAGGCTCATCATAGTAGGGGTACAACCCTAAGCGGTCCTTGTAAAATATGGTGAGGTTCTGGCGGACAAAGCCCTCGTTGGGCGACGCCACAATCTGGAACTGCTCCAGCTGAAAATGGATACCGTGCCGCGGGCCGCAGTCCTCCGTCGGAGCATTCCAGGCCAGGACCAGAGGCTTTTGGGGATACAGTGGCCATCTTGTGGGCTTCAGTTCCTCAGCACAGAAGCAGCAGTCCCATAGAAGAGTCACCAACAACAATACTTTCCAATCAGGCAGTACAGTCCAGTACAACATGACTTTTGTGGGGAATTAATATCTTttcactctgctctcctgtcctGTAAAGATAAATTACATTAACTTATTTTAAATGTAAATTGAAGTGAACATCACAAATTATATTTGGGATTTCTAATCAATAGATTCAGATTTGCTACCAACTGTAATTACTTGGGTACCTCCATGACCATAAAAGTTTAAATAGAGGGCTGACTTTCCCCACAGGTTCAAGACATACACTGGGTTTATGAACGAAGAGGATAATATGGTGTGAACAGTTCAGCTGGTTTAATTCATTGTATTCCGCGTGAAAGCCTCTATGAATAATGCATTAAGATCAAGCCGCCTACTGTATATGACAAGCCTAGAAACAATACCACTTTTCATTAagatatatatttaatatttagTGAAAGTTCTAGGTTACTGAAAGTAATCCGTTTGTTGGGAAACAGTATTTAGCAGCAGTGGACTTGAAAAAGCAGTAGACGCTTGTCTCGGGAAACACACCCTTACATTTTTGCTTTTACCCATGAGGAAGTTTTAATTAGTggaaaagaaaatagaaaaacatACTTTACAGAAACGAGGAAGCATTCCCAAAAGATGGAGTCCTGCTATATTCCAAGCCACGTTTGTCTTTCCTCAAGATAAGTTGGAGAAAAGTGAATGAAACAAACTTTAAGTGATCCCTGCAATAATAGGTAAAAACACTGGTACTTCATTTATGTCACTGGCGTGTATTATTACTGTACTTTACAACTTGAAACGACAGTGAGTGTACCGTAAACCTTGTACTGTTGTCAATTCAGTTGCACGAAACGCCTACCCTAGACTAGCGGGAGACTGGA
This sequence is a window from Oncorhynchus kisutch isolate 150728-3 linkage group LG1, Okis_V2, whole genome shotgun sequence. Protein-coding genes within it:
- the LOC109898618 gene encoding hyaluronidase-2-like, translating into MLYWTVLPDWKVLLLVTLLWDCCFCAEELKPTRWPLYPQKPLVLAWNAPTEDCGPRHGIHFQLEQFQIVASPNEGFVRQNLTIFYKDRLGLYPYYDEPDGTAMNGGLPQIASLTQHLEKMPEGIQYYIREPGAKGLAVIDWEEWRPLWIRNWDFKDVYRRQSRQLVAEKNLAWTAERVAKVAQQEFEMSARKFMLETLRLAKSLRPNQLWGFYLFPDCYNHDYRITLENYTGRCPDVEVARNEMLKWLWTESTALFPSVYMSTVLRSSPSGRQFVRNRVKEGMRLASRGDGLARPVFVYARPTYANVLDLLTETDLVSTIGESVALGAAGIILWGDHAYAGSKTSCFSLNEYLQGPLGRYLLNVSTAAELCSQRLCGSQGRCLRRHPDTDAYLHLSPLTHNIVSLENGKFKVQTLGQLGEDEIMGFQREFQCQCYSGYQGEGCGQRDPLQQRGIAPSVMGTWVHCLLLLLLTLLL